A window of the Acidimicrobiales bacterium genome harbors these coding sequences:
- a CDS encoding heavy metal translocating P-type ATPase: MNVNDVLVIAGSALLAGFLWWFFFGPKKARQAEVRGGVQVVDVTVKGGYSPDLIRVEAGVPLRLNFDRQESGDCTSRVVFADFGVSKSLSAFGTTTLEFTPDKVGEFDFACGMNMIHGKLVVEPAGTRSDDTPPVSPQVAEAVGVGPMTEQGVQTEQAEFRVSGMSCASCVVNIESVLGEMPGVDRVDVSFGTERATVDFDPSKTSPEQLQAAVADAGYRLVPRSSGDAGGADAEAAERQAEITDLARRMTLGAVLAAPIVFAVMAMDLFGASWIPEFLMNRWFQLVMITPVMVYSGWPIHRTGWLTLKHRTADMNSLITIGTIAAFSYSLLVTIAPTLVPESVREVYYEAVGVIITLILLGRLLEVKAKAGTGEAIRKLIGLQAKTATLIRDGVEMEVPIEQVVPGDVILVRPGEKVPVDGIIVDGRSTLDESMVTGESLPVSKTVGDTVIGATINQTGAFRLEATNVGSDTMLAQIIKLVEQAQGSKAPIQRLADLVSSYFVPAVMFIAIATFATWFVVGPDPAFTLALVASVAVLIIACPCALGLATPLSIMVSTGKGAEKGILIRSAESLETAHKITTIVLDKTGTITRGEPALTDIVVAPGVDENDLLRLVASAEQSSEHPLAQAIVDGARERQLGLADPSDFESVTGKGIRARVEGRDVLIGNQRLLDDSAIGTGTLGAEMDRLAEAGRTPMLVAIDGEASGVIAVADTVKEDSAASIAALKALGIQVAMITGDNARTAAAIARQVGVDRVLAEVLPEHKALEVRRLQNEGGVVAMVGDGINDAPALAQADVGFAIGTGTDVAIEASDITLISGALDGVVTAITLSRSTMRNIRQNLFLAFVYNGIGIPIAAGVLYPFVGVQLSPMIAAAAMAASSLSVVANASRLRRWQPHAPQGTVAAVLGEVTIEIGADPTAVEPSGPSHHAHH; the protein is encoded by the coding sequence ATGAATGTCAACGACGTACTGGTGATCGCCGGGAGTGCGCTGCTCGCAGGGTTCCTGTGGTGGTTCTTCTTCGGCCCGAAGAAGGCTCGGCAGGCCGAGGTGCGGGGAGGCGTTCAAGTAGTCGACGTCACCGTCAAGGGTGGGTACTCGCCCGACCTGATCCGCGTGGAGGCGGGCGTGCCCCTCCGACTCAATTTCGATCGCCAGGAGTCTGGCGACTGCACCTCGCGTGTCGTGTTCGCCGACTTCGGCGTATCGAAGTCCCTTTCCGCTTTCGGCACCACGACGCTGGAGTTCACCCCGGACAAGGTGGGTGAGTTCGACTTCGCCTGCGGCATGAACATGATTCACGGCAAGCTCGTCGTCGAACCGGCCGGAACCCGGTCGGACGACACACCTCCGGTGTCACCGCAGGTGGCGGAGGCAGTTGGCGTCGGGCCGATGACCGAGCAAGGCGTGCAGACCGAACAGGCCGAGTTCAGGGTCAGCGGCATGTCATGCGCATCGTGTGTCGTGAACATCGAGTCGGTCCTGGGCGAAATGCCGGGGGTCGACCGGGTTGATGTGAGTTTCGGGACCGAGCGGGCAACCGTCGATTTCGACCCGTCCAAGACATCACCCGAACAGCTGCAGGCCGCGGTGGCCGACGCCGGCTACCGGCTGGTGCCCCGTTCGTCGGGGGACGCCGGTGGCGCCGACGCCGAGGCGGCCGAACGCCAAGCCGAGATCACCGACCTGGCCCGACGCATGACACTCGGCGCGGTGCTCGCCGCTCCCATCGTGTTCGCGGTCATGGCCATGGATCTGTTCGGGGCCTCCTGGATCCCGGAGTTCCTGATGAACCGTTGGTTCCAGCTCGTCATGATCACGCCGGTCATGGTGTACAGCGGGTGGCCGATCCATCGGACCGGTTGGTTGACGCTGAAGCACCGCACCGCCGACATGAACAGTCTCATCACCATCGGCACGATTGCCGCCTTCAGCTACAGCCTGCTGGTCACCATCGCCCCCACCCTGGTGCCCGAAAGCGTTCGCGAGGTCTACTACGAAGCGGTCGGCGTGATCATCACGCTCATCCTCCTGGGTCGTTTGCTCGAGGTGAAGGCCAAGGCCGGAACCGGTGAAGCCATCCGCAAACTGATCGGGCTCCAGGCCAAGACCGCCACCCTCATCCGTGACGGCGTCGAGATGGAGGTGCCGATCGAACAGGTCGTCCCCGGCGATGTGATCCTCGTCCGCCCCGGCGAGAAGGTCCCCGTCGACGGGATCATCGTCGACGGACGCTCGACGCTGGACGAGTCGATGGTCACCGGCGAATCCCTCCCGGTCTCCAAGACCGTCGGCGACACCGTGATCGGTGCCACGATCAACCAGACCGGTGCGTTCCGCCTCGAAGCCACCAACGTCGGCTCCGACACCATGCTCGCTCAGATCATCAAACTGGTCGAACAAGCCCAGGGATCGAAGGCGCCAATCCAGCGGCTGGCCGACCTGGTGTCGTCCTACTTCGTTCCCGCGGTCATGTTCATCGCCATCGCCACCTTCGCCACGTGGTTCGTCGTCGGTCCCGACCCCGCCTTCACCCTGGCCCTCGTCGCGTCGGTCGCGGTGCTCATCATCGCCTGCCCCTGTGCATTGGGTCTGGCAACACCGCTGTCGATCATGGTCTCCACCGGCAAGGGTGCCGAGAAGGGCATTCTCATCCGGTCAGCCGAGTCGCTCGAAACGGCGCACAAGATCACCACGATCGTGTTGGACAAGACCGGCACCATCACCCGTGGCGAGCCGGCACTGACCGACATCGTCGTCGCCCCCGGTGTCGACGAGAACGACCTGCTCCGACTCGTTGCCTCCGCCGAGCAATCATCGGAACACCCGCTGGCCCAGGCCATCGTCGATGGTGCCCGCGAACGTCAGCTCGGACTCGCTGACCCCAGCGACTTCGAATCGGTGACCGGCAAAGGCATCCGGGCCCGAGTCGAAGGCCGCGACGTGCTGATCGGCAACCAACGGCTCCTCGACGACTCGGCGATTGGCACCGGCACTCTGGGTGCCGAGATGGACCGGCTCGCCGAAGCCGGCCGCACCCCGATGCTCGTCGCCATCGATGGCGAGGCCAGCGGCGTGATCGCTGTTGCCGACACCGTCAAAGAAGACTCGGCTGCTTCGATCGCGGCGTTGAAGGCGCTCGGGATCCAGGTCGCAATGATCACCGGCGACAACGCCCGCACCGCCGCCGCCATCGCCCGCCAGGTCGGCGTCGACCGTGTCCTCGCTGAAGTCCTGCCCGAACACAAAGCGCTCGAAGTCCGGCGCCTGCAGAACGAGGGCGGCGTGGTGGCGATGGTCGGCGACGGCATCAACGATGCCCCCGCCCTCGCCCAGGCCGACGTCGGTTTCGCAATCGGTACCGGCACTGACGTTGCCATCGAAGCATCAGACATCACCCTGATCTCGGGTGCCCTCGACGGTGTGGTCACCGCCATCACGTTGAGCCGCTCCACCATGCGCAACATACGGCAGAACCTGTTCCTCGCGTTCGTCTACAACGGCATCGGTATCCCAATCGCCGCTGGAGTGCTCTATCCCTTCGTCGGCGTCCAACTCAGTCCGATGATTGCTGCAGCGGCGATGGCAGCCTCGAGCCTGTCAGTCGTCGCCAACGCCAGCCGGCTACGGCGTTGGCAACCTCACGCCCCGCAGGGCACTGTTGCAGCGGTCTTGGGTGAGGTCACCATCGAGATCGGCGCCGATCCCACTGCTGTTGAACCCAGCGGGCCAAGTCACCACGCTCATCACTAG
- a CDS encoding ABC transporter ATP-binding protein has translation MSTEQSERSRDHPPVEPAVLSATGLAKAYRRGVWPRRSTVEVLKGASLDLFAGEMVGLVGENGSGKSTLMKVLVGDLRADGGSVSQLGSFGYCPQVPVLYDRLTCDEHLDLFGIAYGLDGQALSRSRSTMYRELDFERFATTRVEALSGGTRSKLNLALAMLHDPQVLLLDEPYAGFDWDTYLRFWELTATRREAGASVLVISHFIADEERFDRIYDLRDGRLAQR, from the coding sequence ATGTCCACAGAGCAGTCAGAACGCAGCCGGGATCACCCGCCCGTCGAGCCGGCAGTGCTCAGCGCAACCGGGCTCGCCAAGGCATACCGGCGTGGCGTGTGGCCTCGACGCTCCACTGTTGAGGTACTCAAAGGCGCCTCGCTCGACCTGTTCGCAGGCGAGATGGTCGGGCTTGTCGGTGAGAACGGATCAGGCAAGAGCACCCTGATGAAGGTGCTGGTCGGCGATTTACGAGCTGATGGCGGGTCGGTGAGTCAGCTTGGGAGTTTCGGGTATTGCCCGCAGGTGCCGGTCCTCTATGACCGCTTGACCTGCGATGAACACCTCGACCTCTTCGGGATCGCCTACGGCCTCGACGGCCAGGCACTGAGCCGGTCACGATCCACGATGTACCGAGAGCTCGACTTCGAACGGTTCGCCACCACTCGCGTCGAGGCACTGTCGGGAGGGACCCGATCAAAGCTCAACCTCGCCCTCGCCATGCTCCACGACCCCCAGGTATTGCTACTCGACGAGCCATACGCAGGTTTCGACTGGGACACCTACCTTCGGTTCTGGGAACTGACGGCGACACGACGCGAAGCCGGCGCCAGCGTCCTGGTCATCAGTCACTTCATCGCCGACGAGGAGCGTTTCGACCGAATCTACGATCTGCGTGACGGACGACTGGCGCAACGATGA
- a CDS encoding multicopper oxidase domain-containing protein: MSSTSGWSRRRFLISTSAGAAGLWLGGCSSGSTAGTVGVSASDIAIREAQRVVSGAGSKVVDLTAGPVELDLAGRRVRTVAYNGLVPGPEIRVRAGDELTVNLKNELTTPTTIHWHGLAIRNDMDGVPNVTQDPTAAGGLFTYRFVVPDPGTHWFHPHMGLDLDRGMYAPIIVEDPSEPGEYDVESVIVLDDWLDDIDGNSPEMTFAALLEDGGMGGMSGMMGGGSDMGAME, from the coding sequence ATGTCTTCGACCTCCGGATGGAGTCGTCGTCGTTTCCTCATCTCCACCAGCGCCGGGGCCGCGGGGCTTTGGCTTGGTGGGTGCAGCAGCGGGTCCACTGCGGGGACCGTTGGTGTCTCCGCAAGCGACATCGCCATCCGGGAGGCACAGCGAGTTGTGAGCGGCGCTGGCAGCAAGGTCGTCGATCTCACGGCTGGACCAGTCGAGCTGGATCTCGCAGGCCGAAGGGTGCGAACGGTCGCCTACAACGGGCTGGTGCCCGGCCCAGAGATTCGTGTGCGAGCGGGCGATGAACTCACGGTCAACCTCAAGAACGAACTCACGACCCCGACGACGATTCATTGGCACGGCCTTGCGATCCGGAACGACATGGACGGGGTGCCGAATGTGACCCAGGATCCGACAGCTGCTGGTGGGCTCTTCACGTATCGCTTCGTCGTTCCCGATCCGGGAACGCATTGGTTCCATCCCCACATGGGTCTCGATCTCGATCGCGGCATGTATGCCCCGATCATCGTGGAGGATCCGTCAGAGCCCGGGGAGTACGACGTGGAATCGGTCATCGTGCTCGACGACTGGCTCGACGACATCGATGGCAACAGTCCCGAAATGACCTTCGCTGCGCTACTCGAAGACGGTGGGATGGGGGGGATGAGCGGGATGATGGGTGGTGGTTCCGATATGGGAGCAATGGAGTGA
- a CDS encoding DUF6262 family protein, protein MTKLDGIEQACLDLTAEQIRVTFAAVAQRTGLSRTTLYNTPELRAVIDAHRNQPSDPRTLTSLTHEIGHLRTALEAIADRVRQHEERLRHLEDRQPRQRAN, encoded by the coding sequence ATGACCAAACTCGACGGCATCGAACAAGCCTGTCTCGACCTCACTGCCGAACAGATCAGGGTCACGTTCGCCGCGGTCGCTCAACGAACAGGTCTCAGCCGGACCACCCTCTACAACACCCCTGAGCTCCGGGCAGTCATCGACGCCCACCGAAACCAGCCTTCCGATCCCCGAACCCTGACCAGCCTCACCCACGAAATCGGGCACCTCCGCACCGCTCTCGAAGCCATCGCCGACAGAGTCCGCCAACACGAAGAACGCCTCCGCCACCTCGAGGACAGACAACCCCGACAACGAGCGAACTAG
- a CDS encoding tyrosine-type recombinase/integrase yields the protein MVESPTRETRHRTHGPLDDETVALIDRIVDTRTPGRPINHPRDGRPTQFLFTHHGRRLSQTAVRHELSRSAEAAGIGPVTPHQLRHTYATAMVNAGVSLQALMALLGHVSAQMSLRYGHLFDTTVRAEYERALNLAKTRIGAMPLTQTGRDLIPVNAINTSGDWRDEPAIKARLAGGYCLRAPAQGACAYANICEHCPNLRTDAASVTVLAAQRVDTRALAADAERRGWIDEADRHHRLLERLDHLIEQAGA from the coding sequence ATGGTTGAAAGTCCCACTCGGGAAACTCGACACCGAACGCATGGTCCCCTCGATGACGAAACCGTCGCGCTGATCGACCGGATCGTCGACACCCGCACCCCGGGCCGGCCGATCAACCATCCCCGCGACGGGCGTCCCACCCAGTTCCTGTTCACCCACCACGGCCGCCGGCTCTCACAAACCGCGGTCCGTCACGAACTCAGCCGTTCCGCCGAGGCCGCAGGGATCGGCCCTGTCACCCCACACCAACTCCGTCACACCTACGCCACCGCCATGGTCAACGCCGGTGTTTCTCTCCAAGCGCTCATGGCGCTCCTCGGGCACGTGTCCGCGCAGATGAGCCTGCGCTACGGGCACCTGTTCGACACGACCGTCCGGGCCGAATACGAACGAGCGCTCAACCTCGCGAAGACCAGGATCGGGGCCATGCCCCTCACCCAGACCGGCCGGGACCTGATCCCGGTGAACGCCATCAACACCAGCGGCGACTGGCGGGACGAGCCAGCGATCAAAGCCAGACTCGCCGGCGGCTACTGCCTCCGAGCCCCCGCCCAGGGCGCCTGCGCCTACGCCAACATCTGTGAGCACTGTCCGAACCTGCGCACCGACGCTGCGTCGGTCACCGTCCTCGCTGCCCAACGCGTTGATACCCGTGCCTTGGCTGCTGACGCCGAGCGTCGTGGCTGGATCGACGAAGCCGACCGACACCACCGGCTCCTCGAACGCCTCGATCATCTCATCGAACAGGCCGGCGCATGA
- a CDS encoding tyrosine-type recombinase/integrase — protein MPAAGLILEQDDVGVWSIGGAGAERFGLVDEYLSYLADRNYSPRTIRTYGYGLLAFVRWLDAEEIDLAEVTTDVLLRFLAACRVERVAGRPGPNVVLMNGRRADALSPSTVNLRLAAVSGMFTFRTMRCPELGNPVPKGAEARRRSPAERGGMLSHVERRPRRRSPIRVREANRLPRSLDADQVVALFGSLLTWRDRAIAGLMVFCGLRSVEVLGLDVTDVDIGGRWLRVNGKGAKERRVPLDVDVAGVIQTYLLAERPETASGRLFIVAKGPTRGQPLTTAGLRRIFRYHRELSGVAGGHPHALRHTFGTALAEAGVDLAVMQALLGHTHIDTTARYVHLAPTHVKAEFDAARQRQRHQS, from the coding sequence GTGCCTGCCGCTGGGTTGATCCTCGAGCAAGACGATGTCGGGGTCTGGTCGATCGGGGGTGCGGGGGCGGAACGGTTCGGGTTGGTCGACGAGTATTTGAGCTATCTGGCCGACCGGAACTATTCGCCTCGAACGATCCGGACGTACGGCTACGGGCTCCTCGCGTTCGTCCGTTGGCTCGATGCTGAGGAGATCGACTTGGCCGAGGTGACGACTGATGTGTTGCTCAGGTTCTTGGCGGCGTGCCGGGTCGAGCGGGTTGCTGGCCGGCCGGGACCGAACGTGGTGTTGATGAACGGTCGTCGTGCTGACGCTTTGTCGCCGTCGACGGTGAACCTCCGGTTGGCGGCGGTGTCGGGCATGTTCACGTTCCGGACGATGCGGTGCCCGGAGTTGGGGAACCCGGTTCCCAAGGGCGCTGAGGCGCGTCGTCGGTCGCCGGCGGAGCGTGGCGGCATGTTGTCGCATGTCGAGCGTCGCCCTCGGCGGCGTTCACCGATACGTGTCCGCGAGGCGAACCGGCTGCCACGGTCGCTCGACGCCGACCAGGTCGTGGCCTTGTTTGGGTCGTTGTTGACGTGGCGTGACCGGGCGATCGCCGGGTTGATGGTGTTCTGTGGTCTGCGCTCGGTCGAGGTTCTCGGCCTCGACGTCACCGATGTCGACATTGGTGGCCGCTGGCTCCGGGTGAACGGCAAGGGCGCTAAGGAACGTCGTGTCCCGCTCGATGTCGATGTTGCCGGGGTGATCCAGACCTACCTGCTGGCGGAGCGGCCCGAGACGGCGAGCGGCCGGTTGTTCATCGTTGCCAAGGGCCCGACCCGCGGGCAGCCGTTGACCACGGCCGGGCTGCGGCGGATCTTCCGGTATCACCGGGAACTGTCTGGTGTTGCGGGCGGGCATCCGCACGCGTTGCGCCACACCTTCGGCACTGCGCTGGCCGAGGCCGGGGTTGATCTGGCGGTGATGCAGGCCCTGCTCGGCCATACCCATATCGACACCACTGCCCGCTATGTCCATCTGGCTCCGACCCATGTCAAAGCTGAGTTCGATGCTGCCCGTCAACGACAACGCCACCAGTCCTGA
- a CDS encoding IS3 family transposase → MPKGIKPSPEFRAQACRQVTEYSRPVREVAQELGISHETLRTWLRRARQEESRVAETEESDLAAENKRLRAELKQAKDDLYWAGQENEFLKKRRASSQPNNARSVVRSDRPDRCCWGEARVPDRPHVRVGAGVGVWVLRLAPPHPSAAARRRVWLAGEVARVFGASNGVFGYRKVHAQLADEGIVVCDRLVRDLMAEQGLESCHPAPWRHLTQPDGTPPAPDLIGRDFAATRPGVRLVGDITQIDTWEGPVFLATVIDLYNREVIGWAMAEHHRAELVCAAIVMARRNRRVRRRAIFHSDRGSEYTSRAFRHCLRVNGRIRSSMGQVGCCPFTGQSDLVLAA, encoded by the coding sequence GTGCCGAAGGGCATCAAGCCATCGCCTGAGTTCCGTGCTCAGGCTTGTCGTCAAGTCACCGAGTACTCCCGACCGGTGCGTGAGGTCGCCCAAGAACTCGGCATCTCGCATGAGACTCTGCGAACCTGGCTTCGTCGAGCCCGCCAGGAGGAGTCCCGAGTGGCCGAAACCGAAGAATCCGATCTCGCGGCCGAGAACAAGCGTCTCCGCGCCGAACTCAAGCAGGCGAAGGACGACCTGTATTGGGCCGGGCAGGAGAACGAGTTCTTGAAAAAGCGGCGGGCTTCTTCGCAGCCGAACAACGCCCGAAGCGTGGTTCGCAGTGATCGACCAGATCGCTGTTGCTGGGGAGAAGCCCGAGTTCCCGATCGCCCGCATGTGCGGGTGGGCGCAGGTGTCGGAGTCTGGGTTCTACGCCTGGCGCCGCCGCACCCCTCTGCCGCCGCTCGTCGCCGGGTGTGGCTGGCCGGTGAGGTCGCCCGAGTGTTCGGTGCGTCCAATGGTGTGTTCGGCTACCGCAAAGTGCACGCCCAACTTGCGGATGAGGGGATCGTGGTGTGTGACCGGCTGGTCCGGGATCTGATGGCCGAACAGGGCCTGGAGTCGTGTCATCCGGCGCCGTGGCGGCATCTCACCCAACCCGATGGGACCCCGCCGGCCCCTGATCTCATCGGCCGTGACTTCGCCGCCACGCGGCCCGGGGTCCGCCTGGTTGGCGACATCACCCAGATCGACACGTGGGAAGGCCCGGTGTTCTTGGCCACGGTGATCGATCTGTACAACCGTGAAGTGATCGGTTGGGCCATGGCCGAGCATCATCGGGCCGAGCTGGTGTGCGCAGCGATCGTGATGGCCCGCCGGAACCGGCGGGTCCGCCGGCGAGCGATCTTTCATTCTGATCGTGGGAGTGAGTACACCTCGAGGGCGTTCCGGCACTGCCTGCGGGTGAACGGGCGGATCCGCTCGTCGATGGGCCAGGTCGGCTGCTGCCCCTTTACCGGCCAATCGGATCTGGTGTTGGCGGCTTGA
- a CDS encoding helix-turn-helix domain-containing protein: MPGIHDLPDLLTVEEAASALRISRSSAYELTMLYRADPSTGLPVIRLGRRLRIPKRSLEAMLDAAKLQAPGADASGFGNQRSIDS; encoded by the coding sequence ATGCCCGGCATCCACGATCTACCTGATCTACTCACCGTGGAGGAGGCGGCAAGCGCACTGCGCATCAGCCGATCGTCCGCCTACGAACTGACCATGCTCTACCGAGCGGACCCGAGCACGGGACTTCCCGTGATCCGCCTCGGGCGGCGCCTACGAATTCCGAAGCGATCGCTCGAAGCCATGCTCGACGCAGCCAAGCTTCAGGCACCGGGCGCCGATGCATCCGGGTTCGGCAATCAGAGATCGATCGACAGCTGA
- a CDS encoding site-specific integrase: MRGTIERYGKGWRYRAEVGRDPATGRRKFVSKGGFATQGEARRALNKKLVEIDDGTHVERRRITVADYLDEWFEGAEHDLRPTSAAGYRRAIVKLKATLGHRQLQELTPAMVEASYRQHRKDGLAPKTILNTHSVLRKALNDAERLGLVQRNVARSAKRPKVLRAEQATWSADQLSEFLNSIRDDPYFGVYLTAATTGLRRGELLGLGWPAVDLDSGSLSVVRTRTMASSKEVEGETKTDRSRRRISLDPMTVEMLRRLHRDQLEQRKVAGPAWIETGLVFTDAIGRGVSPDAVSQHFAILVKRSSLPYVRLHDLRHTHATLALKAGVHPKVVSERLGHAGIGITLDLYSHVSPGMDRDAANAVAGQLSIDL; this comes from the coding sequence ATGCGGGGCACGATCGAGAGGTATGGCAAGGGCTGGCGGTATCGGGCCGAAGTCGGGCGTGATCCGGCGACGGGTCGGCGCAAGTTCGTGAGCAAGGGCGGGTTTGCGACCCAGGGCGAGGCTCGGCGAGCCCTGAACAAGAAGCTCGTCGAGATCGACGATGGGACCCATGTCGAGCGTCGGCGAATCACGGTGGCCGACTACCTCGACGAGTGGTTCGAGGGGGCAGAGCATGACCTGCGCCCGACGAGCGCTGCGGGCTACCGGCGGGCGATCGTGAAACTGAAGGCGACCTTGGGTCACCGACAGCTGCAGGAGCTGACGCCGGCAATGGTCGAGGCCTCCTATCGGCAGCATCGAAAGGACGGCCTCGCCCCCAAGACGATTCTCAACACGCACTCGGTCCTGCGGAAGGCATTGAACGATGCGGAGCGTTTGGGCCTGGTGCAGCGCAATGTGGCACGCTCCGCCAAACGCCCGAAGGTGCTCCGGGCCGAGCAGGCAACCTGGTCGGCCGATCAGCTGAGCGAGTTCTTGAACTCCATCCGAGACGATCCCTATTTCGGCGTGTATCTCACTGCTGCGACGACCGGGCTGCGACGTGGCGAGTTGCTCGGGCTCGGTTGGCCGGCCGTCGACCTCGACAGCGGTTCGCTGTCGGTGGTGCGGACTCGAACGATGGCGAGCTCCAAGGAAGTCGAGGGTGAGACGAAGACCGATCGGAGCCGGAGACGAATCTCGCTCGACCCGATGACGGTGGAGATGCTTCGTCGGCTCCATCGAGATCAGCTCGAGCAACGGAAGGTCGCGGGTCCGGCCTGGATCGAGACGGGACTGGTGTTCACCGATGCGATTGGCAGGGGAGTGAGTCCCGACGCTGTCTCGCAACACTTTGCGATCCTGGTGAAGCGATCCTCGCTGCCCTATGTGCGCCTGCACGACTTGCGCCATACGCACGCGACGCTCGCATTGAAGGCCGGCGTACATCCGAAGGTCGTGTCCGAGCGGCTCGGGCATGCTGGCATCGGCATCACGCTCGACCTGTACAGCCACGTGTCGCCAGGCATGGATCGCGATGCTGCCAACGCCGTCGCCGGTCAGCTGTCGATCGATCTCTGA
- a CDS encoding thiamine pyrophosphate-binding protein codes for MAGSTATGDSATMGHGGQLAAKALKAAGVECVFTLSGGHVMGIYDGCLDEGIQVIDVRHEQAATHAADAWARLNPGKIGVAILTAGPGVTDGVTGVANAWRANSPILVFGGQGPFNNLRRGSLQEMDHVALMKPITKWADACYETKRIGEYIELAIRNAMSGVPGPAFLEIPMDVLHGPVDLATPLPVFRDYRVAASAADDALDQAAAILAAARQPMIMAGTALKWSEGGPRLRSFVESTQMPCFTNGMGRGQLPMSHPQYFNRSRKQALAESDVVVLAGTTLDFRMKFGASIPAGTKIIQLDLDETLIGQNRSADVGLVGNLGANLAALEERLTKRGGVDFAEWSATLRAAEVEAEAALALQLTSDEVPIDPLRLCSEIASFVDTDDSMIVIGDGGDIVAQASKVLRVPENGTWMDPGPLGTLGVGMPFALAAQLACPDQRVLIIYGDGSFGLNGFEFDTAVRFGLPIVGIVGNDAAWGQMMRPQAMIYGQDRLVATELAPTRYDLVVEALGGHGECVTEPDQIRPALERAFASGKPALVNVMMRTDVGAPKGSTYV; via the coding sequence ATGGCCGGCAGTACAGCGACGGGAGACAGCGCGACGATGGGCCACGGCGGCCAGCTGGCAGCCAAGGCGCTCAAGGCCGCCGGCGTCGAGTGTGTCTTCACCCTGTCGGGTGGGCATGTGATGGGCATCTACGACGGCTGCCTCGACGAGGGCATCCAGGTGATCGACGTCCGCCACGAACAGGCCGCCACCCATGCCGCCGATGCATGGGCCCGGCTCAACCCCGGCAAGATCGGCGTCGCCATCCTCACCGCCGGCCCCGGCGTCACCGACGGCGTCACCGGGGTGGCCAATGCGTGGCGAGCCAACTCCCCCATCCTCGTCTTCGGTGGACAGGGCCCATTCAACAATCTCCGTCGCGGTTCGTTGCAGGAGATGGACCACGTTGCGCTCATGAAGCCGATCACCAAGTGGGCCGACGCGTGCTACGAGACCAAGCGCATCGGCGAGTACATCGAGCTCGCCATTCGCAACGCCATGTCGGGTGTGCCCGGTCCCGCCTTCCTCGAGATCCCGATGGACGTGCTCCACGGCCCAGTCGATCTCGCCACGCCGCTCCCCGTCTTCCGTGACTACCGGGTCGCCGCCAGCGCCGCCGACGATGCGCTCGATCAGGCGGCCGCCATCCTCGCCGCCGCCCGCCAACCGATGATCATGGCCGGCACCGCACTCAAGTGGTCCGAGGGCGGACCCCGATTGCGTTCGTTCGTCGAGTCGACCCAGATGCCGTGCTTCACCAACGGCATGGGCCGTGGCCAGCTCCCGATGAGCCACCCGCAGTACTTCAATCGCAGTCGCAAGCAAGCGCTCGCCGAGTCCGATGTGGTCGTGCTCGCCGGCACCACGCTCGACTTCCGCATGAAGTTCGGTGCGTCGATCCCTGCCGGCACCAAGATCATCCAGCTCGATCTCGATGAAACCCTGATCGGCCAGAACCGCTCCGCCGACGTCGGCCTGGTCGGCAACCTCGGCGCCAACCTGGCGGCACTCGAGGAACGCCTGACCAAGCGGGGAGGCGTCGACTTCGCCGAGTGGTCCGCCACGCTTCGTGCGGCCGAAGTCGAAGCCGAGGCAGCGTTGGCGCTCCAGCTCACGAGCGACGAGGTGCCGATCGATCCGCTGCGGCTCTGCTCGGAGATCGCGTCGTTCGTCGACACCGACGATTCGATGATCGTGATCGGCGACGGTGGCGACATCGTCGCTCAGGCATCGAAGGTGTTGCGCGTGCCGGAGAACGGCACCTGGATGGACCCGGGGCCACTCGGCACGCTCGGCGTGGGGATGCCGTTCGCATTGGCCGCTCAATTGGCGTGCCCGGATCAGCGAGTGCTGATCATCTACGGCGACGGCTCGTTCGGACTCAACGGCTTCGAGTTCGACACCGCCGTCCGGTTCGGATTGCCGATCGTCGGCATCGTCGGAAACGACGCGGCTTGGGGCCAGATGATGCGGCCGCAGGCCATGATCTACGGTCAGGACCGCCTCGTCGCCACCGAACTGGCTCCGACCCGCTATGACCTCGTGGTCGAGGCCCTCGGCGGGCACGGCGAGTGCGTCACCGAACCCGATCAGATTCGCCCGGCGCTCGAGCGGGCCTTCGCGTCGGGCAAGCCGGCCTTGGTGAATGTGATGATGCGCACCGATGTCGGCGCACCAAAGGGTTCCACCTACGTCTGA